Proteins found in one Anopheles aquasalis chromosome 3, idAnoAquaMG_Q_19, whole genome shotgun sequence genomic segment:
- the LOC126578228 gene encoding disco-interacting protein 2, which produces MKPITFESIRNLLKTKKKQKDKSNIDQSFKRSDSFKRISIRKSYLERGRKRNAAAVLRGSTKNLVNINEFEDQAKVVKKGGGSEKLRASGEDGPSTSSVGSGRTAVELTIEEKLESSDATLDEKIRALQEINDRYINENRNLIEQTYEATRKTEKIKIKKPPRPSKQTGQSLTVPEADDQSTEQPTQRKSLEQQEKVQNNKDLKSVHPTTVSARQSLPGSATTVVKSGSAVPGGAGRVKNISHVNINVSTEAILEEEDENASEACSTVGAPRPKQADDTVPGDDKSFYSISTFTIDNNTLTSNNTNNGGAGSSQLAPASNTATASSKRSFRSNFSTGTSKTITSSTSTATATNELPTLVTIRTYCEPNASMQSTTHVNERYLETSFDAAPQQEQEIKGSRDRRASLEKKASDRLKSPSRAARINTQTFKMIRSKSRDGIVIRIPAMDDGGKQQKDPADHCNSEQQKGLDDNLNRQLSNDSALDLIDVDIKVDEKDLLRRHGGSASNLTGTGASGTAGGTVELKNQKNKYRKKAKATKAAAAAAGRTGTLDVEDVNSAGGQNFTKGHDNFELQRTPNESTNGGAGGTEPKFIFPNNYFEEENNIFYDQTLYDETELPSPENSIPYALRIKENPFTKNKEFYSINTGRIWKQLNLGQQEEDLSILSTPGPRLVPPPKIKNESFKSMSSRDSGFSLTLTKPKNLFRRKSKKAALLQRRKPPKLAVSRDGYFKRVMVVQRNSSKRKKSMRKTGRVAGKDIFRELYDENWSKLGDADFPGVADPAALVAMASLEVDAPDFARDFENFCNDRRYNQEIHDLEAFYEEHLKRLRHYYIQKKKMNEAAIKEFYRDYGAGRMGAATDDPAEENDYYDTFLVSKNETIRFKNSALQQRYFQHGEAGLEFMFPYPDKRKSGGSTLGSTSGHHGKQQKSSGGGNKSANGTLHSGTSAGGLAGHRKQLFHEVRPYGSALESLSGIGSPLLLSTDRELDKAVTKSVSGLVTRYHEPPSAASAPSFMFKRSISAPFGDSNFQLTTPGDDLKRVRSASTVQQNEISLASIFPSVNGERDRAAKSNQGGSKQPHQQYASDEDDDDEDDGGEFSENEFLINSLGDNLYCIRCDKMNSDCECGFECGSSGESPVRKTSKRKVYTSSKGGTVRVGQESGEVVKHKGEQDEDDEDDDEEEEEEEEEEEGDENDENYCDVFDFNDINIIHVNHKKKVKRKKSKKRVVRKNHSTLRRGSYWGDITQKGYEKKRTRLLQPYLSKNVQHGSGGAGSGGGGSSNNPGYVNDIQSHLHHPASQQKQNIFASSGTGGGGGGGGGGGSASSRDRNDRSSSGGGGGGGGGGGHHHHSSSSHQHREQQQQLQQNRTRRSTQRKVTHNEKRYHSAAAAASGRQPDVLQPGEVLRPAPAPQHVSGIPVSQQLLLRHQQQQQQQLLLQQSRSHAALSTTTSSGSTSSSCGGATTATSRESAPGLYSSALVAAAAEALVQLKVTRIAPLPPVSSGGDGGGISKAPANQPSLADPSATGAVILRSKPQPIPQQQQQQQQQQLQQQHQHLSGAPKPTDGPDPERSSNSPVGGAADGKNCRNNRRIGRHESRYTSEVRQEAVQQALAALKNRPKPSLPMPSKRSSVLNRSPERDHDDSDSSTEDESIPEEGMLGRISTPDRDNYNLPRDHILTREPMRLPSSRDHHHSQPQPLPVHAGTKQSSQHQAPAPPSHRPPQTIPTNQQQQQQQPSNAQHGATLSDTSSAGSPPAVHRNQHPYQSKAGYDMTDLSEFQPQQRPYAAPDITQFSANTRRGADRVTRYVNLANQEPGDTSTAGRWKVSAKIQQLLNTLKRPKRRPLPEFYEDNDIELEIAANPKDPNAPKPEGSIMTPVQGEQLIVPSGLPRTLEAALQRYGTSTFKAPMATVLDPNGKMTTTLTYGKLLSRAQKIAYALSTKVFSKGPEQVSLKPGDRVALVYPNSDPLNFLTAWYGCMFRGLVPLPIELPLSSSDSPPQQVGFLLSSCGVHVALTSEACLKGLPKSSTGEVAKLKGWPRLHWFVTEHLPKVPKDFNTSNNRISEDSSAYIEYTTDKDGSVMGVTVTRQAMINHCRALTMACHYTEGETIVCVLDFKREVGLWHSILTSVLNGMHVLFIPYALMKLRPSSWMQLITKYRASCCLVKSRDLHWGLLATKDHKEISLSSLRMLLVADGANPWSLSSCDQFLSVFQSKGLRPDAICPCASSSEVFTVSLRRPGRSAAGGYNQSATGRGVLSMSALSHGVVRVDSEDSLTSLTLQDCGQVMPSATMVVVNAEGPPVLCKTDQVGEICVTSGSSGTAYYGLEGMTNSTFKVQPLAEAPVTKDGETIPGKPINDEMYVRSGLLGFLGPGGLVFVCGSRDGLMTVTGRKHNSDDIIATVLAVEPMRFIYRGRIAVFSIRVLRDERVCVIAEQRPDCSEEESFQWMSRVLQAVDSIHQVGIYCLALVPPNHLPKTPLGGIHLTEARRRFLEGSLHPANVLMCPHTCVTNLPKPREIHHGSIQQLQISGTSASSSATNLGGLGGVGAVTTGTGSLGGPVGVGGADASVGPASVMVGNLVQGNRLASAQGRDIGLADDNERKHQLITGVLRWRASSSPDHVLYTLLNAKGAVAKTLTCSELHKRAEKIAALLQERGKVNPGDHVALIFPPGLDLICAFYGCLYLGAVPVTIRPPHPQNLITTLPTVRMIVDVSKSGIILSIQSIIKLLKSREAATSIDPKSWPIILDIEDNPKRKLAAIANCTLDSTAYLDFSVSTCGRLSGVIITHRSLSSLCASLKLACELYPSRHVALCLDPYCGLGFSMWTLISVYSGHHSILIAPYEVEANPSLWLSTLSQYRVRDTFCSYGVIELCTKALSNSIQALKQRNINLGCVRTCVVVAEERPRVQLTQQFCKLFQALGLNTRCVSTSFGCRVNPAICVQGASSAESAQVYVDLRALRNNRVALVERGAPNSLCLVESGKLLPGVKVIIANPDTKGQCGDSHLGEIWVQSPHNSNGYFTIYGDETDYNDHFNAKLVTGCSTSDIWARTGYLGFLRRTECSQAGSILDETTPSIASRDSDTESIHSQGHNTLNSTTSSNAGGANTTTPATAGGEQELHDAVYVVGALDEVITLRGMNYHPIDIENSVLRCHKKIAECAVFTWTNLLVVVVELDGNESEALDLVPLVTNTVLEEHQLIVGVVVVVDPGVVPINSRGEKQRMHLRDGFLADQLDPIYVAYNM; this is translated from the exons GTGCCCGAGGCTGACGATCAGTCTACCGAGCAGCCCACCCAGCGGAAGTCGCtggaacaacaagaaaaagtacaaaacaacaaagatCTCAAAAGCGTTCATCCGACGACGGTCTCGGCCAGGCAGTCTCTGCCGGGAAGTGCTACGACCGTAGTCAAAAGCGGAAGCGCTGTCCCTGGTGGCGCCGGTCGAGTGAAGAACATTTCACACGTCAACATCAACGTCAGCACGGAAGCGATCCttgaggaggaagatgagaaCGCATCGGAAGCGTGCAGTACGGTTGGGGCACCGAGGCCCAAACAGGCCGATGATACGGTGCCAGGCGATGACAAATCGTTCTACAGTATCAGCACGTTCACGATAGACAACAACACCCttaccagcaacaacaccaacaatgGTGGAGCTGGATCGTCGCAACTAGCCCCCGCCAGCAATACCGCAACTGCTTCGTCGAAGCGATCGTTCCGCAGCAACTTCAGTACGGGTACGAGCAAAACCATCACAAGTTCCACGTCAACGGCAACGGCTACGAATGAGCTACCGACACTGGTGACCATTCGGACGTACTGTGAACCGAACGCGTCCATGCAATCGACAACCCACGTCAACGAACGGTACCTGGAAACGAGTTTCGATGCTGCCCCGCAGCAGGAGCAAGAAATCAAAGGGAGTCGAGATCGGCGAGCATCCCTCGAGAAGAAGGCCAGTGATCGGTTGAAGAGTCCTTCGCGAGCGGCACGCATCAACACTCAAACGTTCAAGATGATTCGCAGCAAATCGAGGGATGGTATCGTGATACGGATACCGGCAATGGACGATGGTggcaagcagcagaaagatCCAGCAGATCACTGCAACAGCGAGCAACAGAAAGGGTTGGATGATAATTTGAACCGACAGTTGAGTAACGATTCCGCACTCGATCTGATCGATGTCGACATTAAGGTGGACGAAAAGGATCTCCTTCGACGGCATGGTGGTTCGGCGAGTAACctgaccggtaccggtgcttCCGGAACGGCTGGTGGGACAGTTGAGTTGAAGAACCAGAAGAACAAATACCGAAAAAAGGCCAAAGCgaccaaagcagcagcagcagcagcaggtcgaaCGGGAACGCTCGATGTGGAGGATGTGAACAGCGCCGGTGGCCAAAATTTCACCAAAGGTCACGATAACTTTGAGCTACAGCGAACTCCGAACGAGTCCAcgaacggtggtgccggtggcacgGAACCAAAGTTCATCTTTCCCAACAACTACTTCGAGGAGGAGAACAACATCTTCTACGATCAGACGCTGTACGATGAGACGGAGCTACCATCGCCCGAGAACAGCATCCCGTACGCGCTCCGCATCAAGGAGAATCCGTTCACGAAGAACAAGGAGTTTTACTCGATCAATACGGGCCGCATCTGGAAGCAGCTTAACCTGGGCCAGCAGGAGGAAGATCTTTCCATACTGTCCACGCCGGGACCACGGCTCGTACCACCGCCGAAGATTAAAAATGAATCCTTTAAATCGATGTCTTCGCGGGATTCGGGCTTCAGTTTAACGCTTACGAAGCCCAAGAACCTCTTTCGGCGAAAGTCCAAAAAGGCAGCGCTGCTCCAACGCCGCAAACCGCCCAAGCTCGCGGTCAGCCGGGACGGTTACTTCAAGCGCGTGATGGTCGTACAGCGGAACTCTTCGAAGCGCAAGAAATCGATGCGCAAAACGGGCCGAGTCGCCGGGAAGGACATCTTCCGCGAGCTGTACGACGAAAACTGGAGTAAACTCGGGGACGCCGATTTCCCGGGCGTTGCTGATCCGGCGGCCctggtggcgatggcatcGCTTGAAGTCGATGCACCGGACTTTGCGCGGGATTTTGAGAACTTTTGCAACGATCGTCGGTACAACCAGGAGATCCACGATCTGGAAGCGTTCTACGAGGAACATCTGAAGCGGCTGCGCCATTACTAcatccagaagaagaagatgaacgaGGCGGCCATCAAGGAGTTCTATCGGGATTACGGGGCCGGCAGGATGGGCGCGGCGACCGACGATCCGGCCGAAGAGAACGACTACTACGATACGTTTCTGGTGTCGAAGAACGAAACGATCCGCTTCAAAAATAGTGCCCTGCAGCAGCGGTACTTTCAGCACGGTGAGGCCGGCCTGGAGTTTATGTTTCCCTATCCGGACAAGCGCAAAAGCGGTGGCAGCACCCTCGGGTCGACCTCCGGCCACCACGGCAAGCAGCAGAAGTCGTCCGGCGGTGGCAACAAGTCGGCCAACGGTACCCTCCACTCCGGGACGTCGGCCGGTGGCCTTGCTGGTCACCGGAAGCAGCTCTTCCACGAGGTTCGCCCATATGGAAGCGCTCTGGAATCACTGAGCGGCATCGGCAGTCCTTTGCTGCTGTCCACGGACCGGGAACTGGACAAGGCGGTCACGAAATCGGTCAGTGGCCTGGTCACTCGGTACCATGAACCGCCCAGCGCCGCATCAGCTCCGTCGTTTATGTTCAAGCGTTCCATTTCGGCACCGTTCGGGGATTCAAACTTCCAGCTTACAACTCCCGGCGATGATCTGAAGCGGGTCCGGTCGGCCAGTACGGTGCAGCAGAACGAGATCTCGCTGGCCAGTATCTTTCCCTCGGTGAATGGGGAACGGGATCGTGCCGCGAAATCGAACCAGGGCGGAAGCAAGCAACCGCATCAGCAGTACGCTagtgacgaagacgatgacgacgaggatgatggtggagagtTTAGTGAGAACGAGTTCCTCATCAACAGTCTCGGTGACAATCTGTACTGCATACGGTGCGATAAGATGAACAGTGACTGTGAGTGTGGCTTCGAGTGTGGTTCGTCCGGGGAGTCTCCGGTGCGGAAAACGTCCAAGCGGAAGGTTTACACCAGTTCCAAGGGTGGTACGGTAAGGGTGGGCCAAGAATCGGGTGAAGTGGTGAAGCACAAGGGTGAGcaagacgaggacgatgaggatgatgatgaggaggaggaagaggaggaggaggaggaagagggtgaCGAGAATGACGAAAACTACTGTGACGTGTTCGACTTCAacgacatcaacatcatccacgtgaaccacaagaagaaagtgaaacgaaaaaagtCGAAAAAGCGCGTCGTCCGGAAGAACCACTCGACGCTCCGGCGTGGCAGCTACTGGG GTGACATCACACAAAAAGGATacgaaaagaaacgaacgagaCTTCTGCAGCCATATTTGTCCAAAAATGTGCAGCATG GTAGCGGAGGTGCtggtagtggcggtggcggtagtAGCAACAACCCTGGCTACGTCAACGATATCCAATCGCATCTGCATCATCCAGCTTCGCagcagaaacaaaacatcttTGCCTCCTCGGGCactggaggcggtggtggtggtggtggtggtggtggtagtgccaGTAGTAGAGACAGAAATGATCGATCCagcagtggaggaggaggaggaggtggtggtggtggtggacatcatcatcattcctccTCGTCTCATCAGCatcgcgaacaacaacagcagctgcaacagaaCCGAACCCGTCGCAGCACGCAACGGAAGGTGACGCACAACGAGAAGCGTTATCACTCAG ctgctgctgctgcctctggaCGGCAGCCTGATGTGCTGCAGCCGGGCGAAGTGCTTCGACCGGCCCCCGCACCACAGCACGTATCCGGTATTCCGGTATCACAGCAGCTACTGCTAcgccatcagcaacagcaacagcaacagctgctgctccagcaatCACGAAGCCATGCCGCACTTTCCACCACTACCTCATCCGGTTCAACATCTTCCTCGTGCGGTGGAGCAACAACGGCCACATCTCGCGAATCCGCACCAGGACTCTACTCCTCGGCACTGGTGGCGGCTGCAGCGGAAGCGTTGGTACAGCTCAAAGTAACACGCATCGCTCCGCTGCCACCGGTGTCGtcgggtggtgatggtggaggcaTTAGCAAGGCTCCAGCCAATCAACCGAGCCTTGCCGATCCttcggccaccggtgctgTGATTCTACGCTCGAAACCGCAACCCAtcccacagcaacagcaacagcaacagcaacagcaactacagcagcagcatcagcatctgtCCGGTGCGcccaaaccaaccgacgggCCCGATCCGGAGCGGTCAAGTAATAGTCCAGTCGGTGGCGCAGCCGACGGAAAGAATTGTAGAAATAATAGAAGAATTGGACGGCACGAGAGTCGCTACACCAGCG AGGTACGCCAGGAAGCGGTGCAGCAAGCGCTGGCTGCGTTGAAAAATCGCCCCAAACCTAGCTTACCCATGCCATCCAAACGAAGCTCGGTACTAAACCGTAGCCCCGAGCGCGATCATGACGATTCAG ACTCCAGTACGGAAGATGAGTCCATACCGGAGGAAGGCATGCTGGGTAGAATCTCGACCCCGGACCGGGACAACTACAATCTGCCCCGTGATCACATACTCACGCGGGAACCGATGCGTCTCCCGTCGTCCCGGGATCACCATCACAGTCAGCCGCAACCGTTGCCGGTGCACGCTGGAACGAAGCAGTCGTCGCAGCATcaggcaccggcaccaccaagcCATCGGCCACCGCAAACCATCCcgaccaaccagcagcagcagcagcagcagccatcgaaCGCCCAGCACGGTGCGACGCTGTCCGATACGTCGAGTGCCGGCTCACCACCGGCCGTCCATCGCAATCAACACCCGTATCAGAGCAAGGCGGGCTACGATATGACGGATCTGAGCGAGTTCCAGCCTCAGCAACGACCTTACGCTGCACCCGATATCACACAGTTCAGTGCGAACACGCGGCGCGGTGCCGATCGTGTGACGCGCTACGTGAATCTGGCCAACCAGGAGCCGGGCGATACGAGTACGGCCGGTCGGTGGAAGGTGTCGGCCAAGATACAGCAGCTACTGAATACGCTCAAGCGCCCGAAGCGACGCCCGCTGCCCGAGTTTTACGAGGACAATGATATCGAGCTCGAGATTGCCGCCAATCCGAAGGATCCGAATGCGCCGAAaccggagggtagcatcatgACACCGGTCCAGGGTGAACAGCTGATCGTACCGTCTGGGTTGCCCCGGACACTCGAAGCAGCACTGCAGCGGTATGGTACGAGCACGTTTAAGGCACCGATGGCCACGGTACTGGATCCGAACGGTAAGATGACGACAACGCTCACCTACGGCAAGCTACTGTCCCGGGCGCAAAAGATCGCGTACGCTCTCTCGACGAAAGTCTTCAGCAAAGGGCCGGAGCAGGTATCGTTGAAGCCGGGAGATCGTGTCGCTCTCGTCTATCCGAACAGTGATCCACTGAA CTTCCTTACGGCCTGGTATGGTTGTATGTTCCGTGGATTGGTGCCACTACCGATCGAGCTGCCACTGTCCAGCTCGGATTCGCCGCCTCAACAAGTTGGCTTCCTGCTCAGCTCGTGCGGTGTCCACGTGGCGCTCACTTCGGAGGCTTGTCTGAAGGGTCTTCCGAAATCGTCGACCGGTGAGGTAGCCAAGCTGAAGGGTTGGCCACGGTTGCACTGGTTCGTAACGGAGCACCTGCCAAAGGTGCCGAAGGACTTCAACACGAGCAACAACCGGATTAGCGAAGATTCGAGCGCCTATATCGAGTACACGACCGACAAGGATGGCAGTGTGATGGGTGTCACCGTGACAAGACAAGCGATGATTAACCATTGCCGTGCGTTGACCATGGCTTGCCATTACACCGAGGGCGAAACAATCGTCTGTGTGCTGGACTTTAAGCGAGAGGTTGGCCTGTGGCACAGTATTCTCACCTCGGTGCTGAACGGTATGCACGTGCTGTTCATACCGTACGCGCTGATGAAGCTACGGCCCTCGTCCTGGATGCAGCTCATCACAAAGTACCGCGCTTCGTGCTGTCTGGTGAAGAGTCGCGACCTGCACTGGGGACTGTTGGCCACCAAGGACCACAAGGAGATCTCTCTGTCGTCGCTGCGTATGCTGCTGGTAGCGGACGGTGCCAATCCGTGGTCCCTTTCGAGCTGTGATCAGTTCCTGAGTGTGTTCCAATCGAAGGGCCTGCGACCGGATGCGATCTGCCCGTGTGCTAGCAGCTCCGAGGTGTTTACGGTGTCGCTGCGTCGTCCCGGTCGCTCGGCTGCCGGTGGATACAATCAATCGGCCACTGGTCGTGGTGTTTTGTCCATGTCGGCTCTATCGCACGGCGTTGTACGGGTTGATAGTGAAGATTCGCTCACCTCTCTTACGCTACAGGACTGTGGTCAGGTTATGCCAAGTG CAACGATGGTTGTAGTTAATGCAGAAGGACCACCGGTGCTGTGCAAAACGGATCAGGTTGGCGAAATTTGCGTCACCTCTGGATCGAGCGGTACAGCCTACTATGGTTTGGAGGGCATGACTAACTCCACGTTCAAG GTTCAACCGTTGGCCGAAGCTCCTGTCACGAAggacggtgaaacgattccgGGTAAGCCGATCAATGATGAGATGTACGTACGCAGTGGACTGCTCGGTTTCCTCGGCCCCGGTGGTCTGGTGTTCGTTTGCGGCTCGCGTGATGGTCTAATGACGGTGACCGGACGAAAGCACAACTCCGACGACATCATTGCGACGGTGCTGGCGGTCGAACCGATGCGCTTTATTTATCGTGGGCGTATCGCCGTGTTCAGTATTCGGGTGTTGCGAGATGAGCGCGTTTGCGTGATTGCGGAGCAGCGACCCGACTGCTCGGAAGAAGAGTCATTCCAGTGGATGTCCCGGGTGCTGCAGGCCGTCGATTCGATCCACCAGGTCGGTATCTACTGTCTAGCTCTGGTACCACCGAACCATCTGCCCAAGACACCGCTCGGTGGCATTCACCTGACGGAAGCCCGGCGACGCTTCCTCGAGGGTTCGCTACATCCGGCCAATGTGCTGATGTGTCCACACACGTGCGTCACCAACCTACCGAAACCACGCGAAATTCACCACG GCTCTATCCAACAACTTCAAATTTCCGGcacgtcggcgtcgtcgtcggccacaaACTTGGGTGGTctcggtggtgttggtgcggtcactaccggtaccggttcgcTCGGTGGTCCCGTGGGCGTCGGTGGTGCAGATGCCTCCGTCGGCCCGGCCTCGGTCATGGTCGGCAATCTGGTGCAGGGCAACAGGCTTGCCTCGGCCCAGGGTCGCGACATCGGGCTGGCCGATGATAACGAGCGTAAG CATCAACTCATCACTGGCGTACTGCGATGGCGTGCCAGCTCCTCGCCAGATCATGTGCTCTACACACTGCTCAACGCGAAGGGTGCGGTCGCAAAGACGCTCACCTGCTCGGAACTGCACAAGCGAGCGGAGAAGATTGCAGCGCTACTGCAGGAACGGGGCAAGGTGAACCCTGGTGATCATGTGGCGCTCATCTTCCCGCCTGGTTTGGATCTGATCTGCGCCTTCTATGGCTGCCTGTATCTGGGAGCGGTACCGGTGACCATACGGCCACCGCATCCGCAGAATCTCATCACCACGCTGCCGACCGTGCGAATGATCGTGGATGTCTCGAAGAGCGGTATCATCCTGTCGATCCAGAGCATCATCAAGCTGCTCAAGTCGCGCGAGGCCGCcacctcgatcgatccaaAGAGCTGGCCCATCATCCTGGACATCGAGGATAATCCGAAGCGCAAGCTGGCCG CAATCGCCAACTGCACGCTGGACTCCACTGCGTATCTGGACTTTAGTGTGTCCACCTGCGGTCGGCTAAGTGGTGTCATCATCACGCATCG TTCCCTATCGAGTCTCTGTGCCAGTCTGAAGCTTGCCTGCGAGCTGTACCCTAGTCGCCATGTGGCCCTCTGCCTTGATCCGTACTGTGGCCTTGGCTTCTCGATGTGGACACTGATCAGCGTCTACAGCGGACACCACTCGATTCTGATCGCACCGTATGAG GTTGAAGCCAATCCTAGTCTCTGGTTAAGCACGCTGTCACAGTACCGTGTGCGCGATACCTTCTGCTCGTACGGTGTAATCGAGCTGTGCACGAAGGCGCTCAGCAACTCGATACAGGCCCTGAAGCAACGCAACATCAACCTCGGTTGCGTGCGAACGTGTGTCGTCGTGGCAGAAGAGCGACCACGGGTCCAGCTTACGCAACAGTTCTGTAAACTGTTCCAGGCGCTTGGGCTGAACACACGCTGCGTATCCACCTCGTTCGGTTGTCGCGTCAATCCGGCGATCTGTGTGCAGGGTGCCAGCTCAGCTGAGAGCGCCCAGGTGTACGTGGATCTACGGGCGCTGCGTAACAACCGGGTGGCACTCGTTGAACGTGGTGCCCCTAACTCGCTCTGTCTCGTCGAATCAGGCAAACTGCTGCCGGGCGTGAAGGTTATCATCGCCAATCCGGACACGAAGGGCCAGTGTGGTGATTCACATCTTGGCGAGATTTGG GTCCAATCACCGCACAACTCGAACGGATACTTTACGATCTACGGCGATGAGACGGACTACAATGATCACTTTAACGCGAAGCTGGTGACGGGCTGCTCGACGAGCGATATCTGGGCCCGAACCGGCTACCTTGGATTCCTACGCCGCACCGAGTGCTCCCAGGCCGGCTCAATTCTGGACGAAACGACACCGAGTATAGCTAGTCGCGATTCGGATACCGAATCAATTCACTCACAG GGTCATAATACGCTCAATTCAACGACGAGCTCGAACGCTGGTGGCGCCAACACAACGACACCCGCTACCGCCGGTGGCGAACAGGAGCTGCACGATGCCGTGTACGTGGTGGGTGCACTGGATGAGGTGATTACGCTGCGCGGCATGAACTACCATCCGATCGATATCGAGAATTCGGTGCTGCGGTGTCACAAGAAGATTGCCGAGTGTGCAGTCTTCACCTGGACCAACCTGCTAGTGGTGGTCGTCGAACTGGATGGCAATGAATCGGAAGCCCTCGATTTGGTGCCACTCGTGACGAACACGGTGCTCGAAGAGCATCAGCTGATAGTCGgtgtggtcgttgtcgtcgatccCG GCGTTGTACCGATCAACAGTCGTGGTGAGAAGCAACGGATGCACCTACGCGACGGTTTCCTAGCTGACCAGCTCGATCCGATCTACGTCGCCTACAACATGTAA